CCCGCTTTGACCCGTTCAATCAGCCGATCTTTGTCATTCATTAATTGTTCAACCATTCCTTGAACAGTTTCAATTACCTGTCGCTGATCCTCAACAGACCTGACCATCTGTCTCAATGAATTCCCGAGTAACAGCACTCGTTGCCTGGCTGCTAAATAGGGCTGTAAAAATGGCGCTTTTTGGGTCAAAATAAACCCTCGAAACCCGGTTTCGAGATCCACCACTAATCGCATATATTCAGCCGACGCGCTTTGCACCAGATACACATCATTCAGGCGATCTTCATCCAGAGAAAAAGTCTGGACGCTTCGATAGGTCACCAGGCTCAAAATCAAAACGGCTAACACCGGGACCCCGGAGACCAAAAGAAGCTTTCTGGCAATCGGAAGATTTAAAAATAATTTATTGAGAGACATACCGAATTCACCGAAACTCTTCCCTTCAAACCTTTGCCTGACACCTGATATAACCTCCCAACCCTCACCCCACTATACCCCAAAAACCGGTCTAATCTCATTATGTGAGGTGCCCAAACCAGGATCATTTCTCCACTCAGATTCTATTTCTTGAACAGGTTAACCGGATTATCCCACCCCAGCTAACGGAGAAAGATTCCATGGTCAGATTAAGACAGTTTGTGATCATAGGCGGAAATAAATGGCCGGCAAAGCCGTATAGTGAAGATCGGGAAGCCTGCACACATGGGGGAGAGGTAAGAGATAAACGCACCCAAAACTTACTTGTAAAAGGTTGAACCAACCATCGATGCGGGAATCTCTTGAGCTGGATGGGGTTCTGCAACAGCCGCCACATGATGCGTCAAGATTCCTTGTGCATAGTAGGTTTCCGTTACTGGTTGCAACAACACATACACAGCCAGAAGTCCCCCGAGCGTCATGGTGACCGTATAGGGAAGTGCCATCCACACCATCCGGCCATACGAAAGCCGAATAAGTGGGGCAAGACCGGACGTCAACAGAAAAAGAAAAGCCGCTTGCCCATTTGGAGTGGCCACACTAGGAATATTGGTCCCCGTGTTAATAGCGACCGCCAAAAGATCAAATTGATCGCGGGAAATCACTCCCTGCTGAAATGCCCGCAGCACCTGTTCTATATAGATCGTGGCGACGAAGACGTTATCGCTAATAGCGGAAAGAAGGCCATTGGCAATAAAAAACATGCCGATTTGATGTCCACCTTCCATGGACAGAACATAATGGATAATGCCTCCGAAAAGGTGTTGCTCCTGGATCACCGCCACAACTGAAAAAAACACTACCAGGAGGGCCGTAAACGGGAGAGCCTCTTTAAATGCCTCCCCCAACCGATGCTCCTCGATAATGCCATTGAAGGCGGTCACTCCGACGATGACCGATAATCCAATAATGCCAACTTCCGCCAAATGAAACGCCAGGGCGGCAATTAACCAGATCATAGCCAGACCCTGAACGATCAAACGGGCCTTAAACCGATCATCCATCTTACGTGAGGTCTCCTGGTCAAACCGCCAAAGAATATCCCTGACCACGGGAGGAAGACTGAATCCATACCCAAACCATCGGAATCGTTCAACCAGGACACAGGTCAAGAATCCCACAATCAGCACCGGGATGGTCACAGGAGACATGCGAATAAAAAATTCAATAAAATTCCACCCCGCCTTCTCTCCGATCAACAGATTTTGGGGTTCTCCGACTAAGGTGCAGACACCTCCCAGCGCAGTTCCAACCGCTCCATGCATTAGAAGATTCCGTAAAAACCTTCGAAACTCCTCCAAATTCGAGCGATGAAGAGTGCCAACCCCATGATCCAGGGTATGGTCATAATCATCCTGAACACCTTTACCTGAGGCCACCCGATGATACACTTTGAAAAATCCCACGCCCACGGCAATGATGACTGCCGTCACCGTGAGGGCATCCAGAAATGCTGACAAAAACGCTCCCAGCCCCGCAAATAACAAAGCCAGGGTAGTCTTCGATCTGACCTCGAGAAGGACTTTCGCAAAAACAAACAGCAATAAATCCTTCATGAAGTAAATCCCGGCCACCATGAAAATCAGCAGAAGAATGACCTGAAAATTATTCAATGCTTCGTGGTAGACGGTTGCTGGTTTGGCCAGCCCGATCAGCACCGCTTCAAGGGCCAACAAACCACCTGGTTGAAGAGGATAACTTTTCAACGCCATAGACAAGGTGAAAATAAATTCAAGAACGAGGCACCAGCCCGTGAAAAATGGACCGGCGGCATACAATAAACAGGGATTAACTATGAGGAAAGCGAGAATCGTTCCTTTATACCACCTCGGAGCATGGTCGAGAAAATTTTGTTCAAATGCACGAATAAACGGTAACACCGTAATACAAAATCTCCAGAAAAATCATTCACAAGCGAGTGGTGTAAACCACCGTGCTCTAATTTACCGTTAAAACCGGTTCTTTATGGGCTTGTAACCTCACCTCCACAGCCTTCTTTTCCACGATCTGCATAGCGGTATCCAAAGCCTCATTAAAATGTGTGCAGATATAGTCTTCATTCAGTCTGGAAAGCTCATTTAAATCGGCAAGAACCTGTCGGGTTCGAGGGGACATGCCGGCGGTTAACACCGCCACCCCGCGACTGTTGGCAGCTTCTATTAAATCGCCTAACGCGTAAGCACCCGACAAATCTAATTCATCCAACCATTTGCAACGAATGATGAGCACATCTTTGCTATCAAGATGTTCCACTGTCTCGTTCAACCAATCGATCGCACCGAAAAATAACGGACCGTGAGGACGGACGATGATAATCCTGTCACGAACAATATGCTCAAAACGACCGCTCAACTCTCCCATATTGGCCCCATTCAGGCTGATTTTTCTGGCATAATCCCTGGCGAAGGAAAAAATGAGGTCTTCTTCTTCCTGTTTCACATCTTCATCCCGTTGACTGAGATCCGCTTTATAGCGATCAGACTGGTCTTTTACAAAACGGAAAAACGCCACTGCGAGTCCCATCGCCATGGCAGACAGGAGATTCCAAAACACAGTCATGAAAACCACCAGCCCAAATACCATCAAATCAGAGGTCGGCAGTCTTCGAACCACAGGCAGGACTCGCATATCCAGAATGTCATAGCCGGCCTTGAGGAGAATCCCGGCCAAGGCGGAAAGAGGAATGGACGCCGCCAATGAACCCAGTCCGAAAATGAACGATAGAAGGACAAGCCCCATGGTAATGGACGACAAACGGGTACGAGCCCCACTCTGGATATTCACCACACATGGCATGGTATTCGTGGCCCCCCCCAGCCCTCCGACCAATCCTGAAAAGAGATTGGCTGATCCTTGGGCAACCAATTCACGGTCACTATTATGATGTGTGCCGGTCATATTATCGACAATGAGACAAGTCAGGAGACTATCAAATATACATAACCCCGCCAGAGCTGCAGCCGGGACAAAGGCCTTTTCCAAGATATCGAGGTTGGGAAGGTATAGCTCAGGTAAGCCCGTGGGAATATTTCCAATCTTCGGGATGTCTAGCCCGAGGACAACCGTGGTTACAGTACCGGCCAATAAGCCGATCAATGGACCTGGAAGCCAGGTCACAGGAGAAATTTTTGGCCAAACAATGACAATGAGTAAGGTCAATAAGCCGACTCCCAATGCCACCGGAGAGGCATGGGCCAAACTGGAGGGCAATTCCGTAATGGCGGAGGTAATACTTTTGACGCCGGGAAGTCCCAAAAACGGGTTGAGTTGCAGCAACATGTACAACACACCCAAACCCGTCATAAATCCGGAGATGACTGAATAGGGTGTGAACTTGATAAATTGCCCGAGCTTCAACAGCCCCAACGCAATCAAAATAAAACCAGCTAAGGCGATGGTCGTGAATACGAAAACCAGATCGGGGCTCCCATCGGCCAATTTATTGGTCTGAGTCATGGAAAGGATTTGAATGGTCATGGGTCCCGTCGGCCCACCAACCGACCACGCTGACCCGCTTAAGGGGCCCGCAATAAGACCGGCCGCCACTGCCGACCACATGCCCGCAATTGCTCCGAGCCCGGAAGCCACACCGAAGGCCAAGGCCATGGGAAGCACCACCATCGCCACAGTGATCCCCGCCAGCACATCCCCTCGCACATTGCTGGCAATCCCTTTGAAATTATCTTTAAAATTGAAATCTTTAAGATATAGACGAATACCCGCTGTCAGGTGCTCCATTTCTAATTTCCTCCGACCCACCGTCCAACTCGTCACCGTTTAGACAAGAAGGCAGAAATATGCCCTTCAAATATACAATAAGCTTCATCCGCAACATACATACCAATAATCAAGCAGATAGGGTCCAAAAAAATTTCTTTTATTTTTCTTTTTAATTTTCATAATATCTGTCCCGAGATCCCATCCCAGTTATAAACAGTTTTTTCTCGCTAAGATCTTATGTGCGAATTCGTACGGTGTGAACTGTGCGAAAGTGACCCTGATATGCCACGCACAAGAAAAGAGGACAACTCCCTTAAAGGAAAGATGAAGGCGCGGGCAAGTGAAAATTTATCCGGACTAATTGAGGAATTAGAATGTCAATGTCGCCATAGTATAGACATAGTTGACATCGGCCGTCCCAGGGCTTTGTGGCACACGATCAAAATAGGAGCCTTTGAAAAAACGCGTATATCCCACCTCAAATGTTGTATGTCGGAAATAACCTGCCTGAGGGGCCCACGTTATTGAGCTATCCAACATATTGCCAAGGAAAGTGCCCGCGCGACCGGTCGGGTCCTGCAGACCGCTACCCACAAAAGGGCCGCGGCCATCTGCTAGCCAGAAGGCGCGATAAGATACCATCAACCTGACCGTGGAGATCGGCTGCAGAGTCGAGCGAAACCCAATAGGTGAAAAAATATTGGATGGAAAGATGATGCCCAAAATTCCGGTTGGTCCATATTCTGCGCGACGTTTTGCGAACAAGAAATCAAAATTCTTTTTCGGGTTCCTGTCTCCGGACGCATAGTCGAACAAATAAACAAATCGTAAGGGCCATTTGGTCGCAAAACTATAGCCCACCTCTCCGTGATGTCGATGTGCAAAGTGATTCGTATGATCGACCTCTCCAGTCTGGTAAATCGATTCTATCTCATAATCAAATTGTTCTTTTGCAGGCTTGGACAATACTCGAAATCCCATGGTGGAAAGATTACGTTTTTGGAGATTCGTTCCCTCATTTAACTGAAAGAAATATGACTCCCCATTAGCCCAGGGGACATGGCGGCTGGAAATCGACGCACCGGAAAAGTAGCTAATGGGGCTAGTCCAATCCGGGCTAACCGTATGACGTTGGACCGGTTGCGTGACAAAGGCCCGGAGACTCCAATCAGAGAGTTTATCCCCCCCAAGGATCAATTGCACACCATCAAATGATGGCGTAAAGCTTCCAAAACGATGGCCTGCGATGAGACGTCCTTCTCCAAAGTCCATGACTAAACGGCCGACTTCCAACCTGCCGGAGGTCCCTGTTCCCAAAAAATTCTGCGACACCAGATCAAGATGGAGTTGAAAAATATCCAGATGATCGACAAAATTGGGATTGTGATCCTGTCCCCGATCAGCTACCGGGGCCCGAAAATCTGCAAGTTCCAGTGTGAATCGGATGGGATCCCAGATATCCTTAATTCCCAACAAAATCCTCGTCCGCTGTGCAACCATCTGATCACTTCCTGCTGTGCCTTTGGTAAAACTTTGATTAAACGTTTCATAGCGGGTTCGATGTTCAATTCCCAAATCCAGCCATTCCGGTGTCAGAGTAGAAAGAGTATTAGGCTGTTGCAAAACAATTTTCAGGCGATCAAAATCACTCGGGAATTCTTTGATATGAGTTCCATTTACAGCCCCATGGACGGGTTTTTCCACTGACAGACCTCCAAGAGCGAAAAGGAGGCCTATACAAAAGACTCCAACTTTTTTCATCGAATCTCCATACAAGACAGAAGCTGGCTATAATAATTTTCATTTTCAAAATTTTCCTATTCATCTTTTGCCACGCAAAACTAGTACCAATTTCCAGACATCGAGGAATCTGACCACGGTATTGGAGAGGCACAATAAAGATGCGTCCCTGCTCTTTCCAATTGCCATAACCGTCATGCTAAGGGTGATGCAGAGGATTTCAATTGATTTTTATATTTGCCGCCTGTCCTTATCAGAATTTCCCCTGGCTGCTGCCTTCAGCCACAGTGGCCATAACCTGCAAAGAAATGGTGCCATTTCACACATGATCTCCTGTGCATCATCGCACCCCAGCTGATTTTTCCGCTCACTATCAACCAATCCTTTGAATGAGATAGCAGTGCAGAAAATCGAACGATACTATTGGCCGAGCTTAATGGATTGAGCCTGATCAAATACGAGGGAAATATCATGGGCATAGCCTTTGCTTGGTTTGTAAAACATGATGAGGCCCTGCCTCTTCCTGGTGAATGGTTCATTGGAGTGGAGATCCTCCGAAAGTCAGTCCTGACAATCCAATACCCCTTGGATACGGGACAATGACGGGAGGCTCTCTTTCCAATGAATACAAAAGCAAAACACTCATACCGTAAAAAAGATCACCTGTCCTCAGAACTCCTCTCCTCTGCGGTTGATATCGATGACCAAAGATGGGAAAGTACAGTAAGCTGCGGCTGTACAGCTTATTTACTGATCTCCTAAACAAGGACGGCTATGCGTGCAACAATTTATGTAACCGACGATGATCAAAACGTGTGTGCTGCGTTAAGTCGCCGGTTGGTAAAAAAAGGGCACCACGTGAGAAGCTTCCATTCAGGCCCCTCGCTCATTGAGGCGTTGGAACATGAACTGCCCGATTTGCTGTTCCTGGATCTTAAAATGCCGGAAATGGATGGACTCGAAACTTTACGCCAAATTCGACAAAAGATCCCGAAAACCCTGGTTGTGATGCTGACTGCTTATGGGAGCGTGGAAGATGCGGTGGAGGCGATGCGGCTGGGTGCTTATGATTTTTTGATAAAATCCATCGATTTTTCAACGGTTGATCCAGCCTTACATCGAGCCATCACCTTCCTGGAGCTACGGCGCCGAATTGAGTTTTCTGCTTCTGAGAAACAACGTCAGTATTCCTGGGAGCATGTGATCGCCAGGAGTCCAGCCATGACCAGGGTCGTTGAACAACTCAAATTTTTCGACGCTCAGGACACCCCCTTAGTGTTTCTTCAAGGGGAAGTGGGGACGGGGAAAGAATTCTTGGCACGCATTCTTCATTATAATAGCCATAAACAGCTCGGCCCGTTTGTCACCGTCAGTTGCAACGAACAGAGGGGATCACTCCTTGAACCTCAGATATTTGGATATGAACGAGGGGCATTTAGTGGTGCCAGCCAAAGCATGCCGGGAGCATTTGAACATTCCGATGGGGGAACCTTATTTGTTGATGAGATTGAACATCTGCCAATTCCCGTTCAGGGATCCTTGGCCGATGCCATTCGCACCCGTGAATTTTGTCGAATGGGAGGATTTGACCGCCTCCCAACCAACAATCGAATTGTGGTGACCAGTTCGATTCCACTGGACCAACCAGGGTACCAGGAAATATTTCATCCAGAATTACGTTCTCTTCTCGAAAAACAGCAGCTCTTCATTCCTCCCCTTCGGGAACGGAAAGAAGATATTATCCCTTTGGTGATCAAAACCATTCACGCCTATGGTGAAGAGATCGGCCGTCCAAAGCTCGACATTGATTCTTCGGTACCTCCGCTACTGGATACGTACCAATTCCCGGGGAATATTCGAGAATTAGAGGCCATGATTCGCAGGGCGGTGTTGTGCTCGCAAGGACCTGTCCTTACTTCTCTGGACTTTTACTCCCAACATCCTGGCAGCGGAGAAGGTCTCCCTCCAAATACTGGTCGGGTGCTTTTTGAAATCGGCGGCCACAGTCTACAGGATATCCAAGTCATGGTGATTGACGAAGTCTTACGATTTACCAAGCAGGACAGAGAACAGGCGGCTGGCTATCTCCATATTTCTACACAGACACTGGATGAATATATTCAATTACGAAAAAAAATCTCCCATGAGACAGAGCGGTCGTGAGAAAGCAGCGGTAGGGCCTCCGTTCATTCGCCTTTCCCTTTTGGCACATTCTTATTGATTCGGGTAAGAATCCTCAAAACTCCCTATGCTCAAAGGCAGGGCCTCAGGCCTTTGACAGGCAGTTGCCATGGCCCCACCGACTGTTTAAACACTTTCGTCATAACTTTCCTTCCACTATCATCCTCAAAGCTCCCCGCTGAATAGGGCGTAAGGGTTTCTGAACAAAAAGCTGCCTTTCCAGAAGCCGCCGAATTTTCCGCCTGGAGAGATTCTCTTACATGTCCAGTACTGCTATTCATTGCTTCAACTAGGGTCGTTACCTGAACCCACACAATTATAGTTCAAGAAATGTTTAGCACAGTTCACATGGCGCGATCTCGCACCCGCTCCCTTCTGCTGCTTTGCTGAAAAAAGAAAAAAATACCCATAACCCCAAGTAATTCCTTATATTTTTCAGGGAAAAGCAGGACCCATCACCGGCACTCCCTTTCCTTTGACCTATTCGTTATGGGAAACCTATCCACATTCCGAAAACTCATCGAACAGGGAAAATGCACCCATGCCGACTCTATCGGCACTCGTTTCTCCCTCAACAAAAAATCCTCCAGGGTCCTTCGATTTCAAGAAAACCTTGGAACCGCATTTCCCCAGGTGCCTACCCCTCGGATGCCTTCGCGGAATATTCCCAATTCCGGTTACACCCCCTTTGGCATGAATCAGAAAAACTCAATCGCCTGCGTGAGCGTGTGTCGGGACAAGATAACCACCCAATTCATGAAAAGACTCCATAATGCCTGGAATGGAACATTTAAGTTTTCAAGTCTGGCCGGAAGTTGTATCTCGGTGTTACGGGACTTCAAGCCGCCAATCATCATGCTCCCAATACTGATGGCAGAGAAAGATACGTGCATTTTGCCTTTTCCCATACCGCCATCGATGGCCACCCAGGATCCCAAGTCTTCCCACAAGCTTGGGGCGTATTGATTTAAATACTCTAAGACCCTTCTCAAGGAGAAGCCAGCCTGGACCTGAACCCGGAAAACGTGGAGCAGAACCTCTCAGACAGACTGTTTAGAAAATTGGTATTCGGAGAAATTCCCGATTTGGTAACTTTTGACCAAAGCCACCCAACATATCGTCCGAGAAGATCTTGAACGTATGATCCAACTAACCGTCAATCCCAGCAAAACCGACTATGCGGTATTAACTAGTGTGCAAATTCACAGGCCATCCCATACAGACTGGATTTGGATGGAGACTTCTTAAGTTTTCGTTGATGGGAAAAGAAACCCATTATTTTAAAAATTTATCATGATTCGGCCAATACTTGGGCGATTTCATCAAAACCTTAGCCTGACGCGTTTCAAAAGGTGAATCTAGCCATATAGCCCAATAAGTATTAAGTATTTTTAATAGCCCTGGGGGTACGTAATGGTGAAATTTACAAGCACAGGCAACAAGCTCTAGGACATCCAAGCCTCGATATCTCCCAACTCATCAAAGTTAAATCCGAAAAGGTTGCAAAAAATCCCCAAATGCATTCACTTGTGGAATAAATAAAATAAAGGCAGGGATCCCTCCCCAGCCACGCCGAAAAGGACTCACCTGACTCTGTCTTATTTCTGACTACCCCAAGATATAATGGGCTTTAAGGCCTCGGTAATTTTTCTCTAAGGCCTCACCTTCCTCAAAAAAAGCATTTTACCCCTCTACACAACCTCCTCTGATAGCCGGTGTGCTTTTAGTTCTTATTAGATTATACCCATTACCTTCAATATTAGAGCGATATCGCACGGTCCTTACTTGATAAATCCGCTCGTTTTCACGTTTACGAATGAATGCTCTTTTCTTTTATATATATAAGCAATTGAATTATTTAGTTAATTTATAAATCATCACCATAAAACCATTTGGCATTTTCCTTGCTTTTTAACAATATAAGATCAAGAAATATTAGGAGGATGATCAAAAATGGAAGGCTTTACTCTTATTTTACTTATCACATGGGCGGTACTTTCGAGATTTTAATATGGAACATGTCCCTCTTATCGCAATTTTGACTATCATAGTCATTGCATTGATGAATCGATTGGGTTTGGATTAATTTCGCACCCCTTTCGGTCTTCCTAATTTCAATTGCCCTTCATCTGCTCTTCGCCCATCTCTCTGATTGCTCTACACACAATTTAATGCATTAAAAAGTATGAGGTCTTGTTGATCTCCTGCTATAGTTTTGTATAAATCTCCCTCAAACAAATAGTTAGCTGTGTGCAAGAAGGATCGCGTGTAGGCTCACAAATTGGATAAATATATGAATCGTAAGTTTTTTTTCATACTCCTTTTCTCTATTCTCATTTCCTTGGGAATTGGCGTGGGTATCGGAGGGCGACTTGCACCACAGGAAGGCATCCCTATTCGTATGGTCGCAAACTATTTACATGCCGTTCTTCAAGCAGACCGGACCTTTTACACCCAACATGTCGTGGAACGGATGGAAGACATGCTTATTGTGACCGCAACGGAAAATTGGCGGGAAGAACGGACATTGCCTTTGCCCGCACAATTTTTCAAAGAGGCCTCACGTGGATTACAGGTTGCCGGTAAACCGTTTCGATACCGGTTGATGGGACTTTGGCCATTAAATCCGGAAAATGCTCCTCAAAATGACCAGGAACGAAATGCTTTGGAGCAAGTGGTTAAATTTGGAGAAGTAGTTGAGCAGGAAATTCAGCTAAACAATCAGCCCTATTATCAAGCTATTTTTCCTGATCGAGCGGTGAGCCGAGCCTGCGTCCACTGCCATAATGCCCACAAGGAAAGTCCCAGACGGGACTTTAAATTAAATGATGTCATGGGAGGACTGGAAATTTTAATTCCCATTAACTAATCTTCCCTGTCAAAATTTTCAGCCCATTTTCGGTCTCCTCTTTTTTCCCAATCTTATTCATTGTAATCCTCGTTATCCTTTTGAAAATCTTCTCTTCGCTTCCCACTTGACGAAGAACCGTGTGATAGAGTGAAATCCCCGCCCAGTTAGTCTTCATCTTTTATCCTAGGATATGCCCTATGGGGCTTGTTCACGGGTTACATTTCAACAACCTCCGCGGTGATATCTACGGAGGGATGGTTGCCGCTGTCGTGGCCCTGCCGTTGGCGCTCGCTTTTGGGGTCGCTTCTGGCCTAGGAGCCATTGCCGGTTTATACGGGGCTATATTCGTCGGATTTTTTGCCGCGCTTTTCGGAGGTACCCCCGCTCAGGTTTCCGGTCCCACGGGCCCCATGACTGTGGTGATGGCTGGAATCGTCACAATCTTCACAGGCAATCCTGGGTTGGCCCTGATGGCCGTGATTCTTGGCGGTGTCTTTCAAATCCTGTTGGGACTTTCCAGGGTGGGACAGTACATCGCGTTGGTCCCATATCCGGTGGTCTCCGGCTTCATGAGCGGCATCGGCTGTATCATTCTCATTTTGCAATTGGGCCCCCTGGTTGGCCATGCTGCCAGCCCCGAGGGTGTCGTCACAACACTCAAGGCAATTCCCGGGTTTTATGGGAATCCAGTTTGGGATGCGGCCCTTGCCGGGGTCCTTGTTTTGGCCATTATGTATTTGACTCCGGGTAGGATTGCGAAGGTGGCCCCTCCTTCTTTATTGGCCCTCCTCGTGGTTACCCCACTCGCCTATGCTTTTCTGCCTGATGCCCCTACCATCGGGGAGGTTCCACGGGGATTCCCCACCCCTCTCATGCCAACAATCACTTGGGAAACCTTGCAAATCGTACTGGAATCAGCCGCCATCCTGGCCGTATTGGGAGCGATCGACAGCCTGTTAACCAGCCTGGTCTGCGATAATATGACCCGGACCCAACATGACCCGGACCGCGAGCTTATTGGTCAGGGTATAGGGAACATGGTCGCCGGTGTGTTTGGAGGTCTCCCAGGTGCCGGAGCCACCATGCGGTCGGTAGCCAATATCCGAACCGGAGGACGGACACCGATCTCCGGCGTACTTCACTCCATAATTTTGTTGGCAGTTCTTTTGGGACTTGGCCCTTTGGCGGAGAAAATCCCCTTAGCCGTTCTCGGGGGGATTTTGTTCAAAGTTGGTATTGATATTATTGACTGGCGGTTCTTACGACACATCCTGCAAGCCCCCCGCATCGATGTCGTCATCATGACCGTGGTGTTACTGACCACCGTACTGGTGGATCTCATCACCGCCGTGGCCGTGGGAATGATCTTTGCCAGCCTGTTCTTTGTCAAACGCATGGCGGATTTGGAACTGGCTAATCTCCACATCGTGACCAACCCCACTCCCAGCACCCCTCTTTTACCGGAAGAAGCCACGATTCTGGAACAAGCCAACGGGAAAATTCTCTTGATTCATGTCGATGGCCCCATGAGCTTTGGATCCGCCAAAACCATGGTCCGCCGCCTGGAAACCGTCCCGGGCTTCAATACGTTTTCTAGCGTTGTTTTGGATTTATCCAAAGTCCCGGCCATTGACGGAACAGCGGCGTTGGCGGTGGAAGATATGTTGAATATCATTAAGGCCCACGACCAACATCTTTTCTTCGTGGGCATGCAACCTCATGTTACTAAGGCGTTGGATGGCTTGGGAGTGCTGGTGCAGATTCGGCCTGGGCATCGCTTTGCCAGCCGATTGGAGGCTTTGCAGAAAGCCTCATTGGTAGAAGGAGCCTACCCTAAGGACCCATCAGGACCTTCTGCACCAAACCGGAATCTTCCTGCGACTCCCTGAACAGGCCTGGTTTTTTGACCCTGTATATTGGGCTTTTAAAAATATGCACGAAACAGCTATTCAGACCATCTTTGGATTCTCGCCACTTTGGGTGGCTACATCAATTTTAATATTGACCTATGCCGTCATTATCGCTGAACGGTTTAATCGGGCGATTGTAGCGCTTCTTGGAGCCGCTGCCGTTATTGGAACGGGAGTCCTCACACAGGACCAAGCCATTCAAGGCATTGATTTCAATACCATCGGCCTACTCACCGGCATGATGATCCTGGTCGGAATTACCAAGGAATGCGGCATCTTTCAATTTCTTGCAATCAAAGCCGCAAAGGCGGCCAAGGGTAGCCCGTGGGGCATCCTGGTTATGCTCTCAATTGTCACCGCAGTGCTCTCGGCATTTTTGGATAATGTCACGACGGTGCTATTGGTCGCACCGGTTACCTTGCTCATTGCTGACGAGCTGAAAATCAATCCGTATCCTCTGCTCTTCGCAGAGATTAATGCCTCGAATACAGGCGGTACCGCTACGCTGATCGGTGATCCCCCCAACATTATGATCGGCT
The Nitrospiraceae bacterium DNA segment above includes these coding regions:
- a CDS encoding SulP family inorganic anion transporter — encoded protein: MGLVHGLHFNNLRGDIYGGMVAAVVALPLALAFGVASGLGAIAGLYGAIFVGFFAALFGGTPAQVSGPTGPMTVVMAGIVTIFTGNPGLALMAVILGGVFQILLGLSRVGQYIALVPYPVVSGFMSGIGCIILILQLGPLVGHAASPEGVVTTLKAIPGFYGNPVWDAALAGVLVLAIMYLTPGRIAKVAPPSLLALLVVTPLAYAFLPDAPTIGEVPRGFPTPLMPTITWETLQIVLESAAILAVLGAIDSLLTSLVCDNMTRTQHDPDRELIGQGIGNMVAGVFGGLPGAGATMRSVANIRTGGRTPISGVLHSIILLAVLLGLGPLAEKIPLAVLGGILFKVGIDIIDWRFLRHILQAPRIDVVIMTVVLLTTVLVDLITAVAVGMIFASLFFVKRMADLELANLHIVTNPTPSTPLLPEEATILEQANGKILLIHVDGPMSFGSAKTMVRRLETVPGFNTFSSVVLDLSKVPAIDGTAALAVEDMLNIIKAHDQHLFFVGMQPHVTKALDGLGVLVQIRPGHRFASRLEALQKASLVEGAYPKDPSGPSAPNRNLPATP